Proteins encoded in a region of the Novibacillus thermophilus genome:
- a CDS encoding FHIPEP family type III secretion protein, which produces MSDWTVSDAYSAQKSDLMSLELETKLYEALNTEAQLARKVQEQRRQLVHSHGLFIPSIRIRTMATEESEYVIRIRGQRVGRAVLHPPLTFSTEASDGIPGHHPVTQQPGFWGSTREIPHTHCCWII; this is translated from the coding sequence ATGAGTGACTGGACGGTCTCTGACGCGTACAGCGCCCAAAAGAGCGACCTCATGTCGTTAGAGCTGGAGACGAAGCTGTACGAAGCGCTAAACACAGAAGCCCAGCTGGCCCGCAAAGTACAAGAACAGCGGCGCCAATTGGTGCACTCACACGGGTTGTTCATCCCATCCATTCGCATTAGGACGATGGCGACCGAAGAGAGTGAGTACGTCATCCGCATCCGCGGTCAACGGGTCGGGCGAGCTGTATTACATCCGCCGCTGACGTTTTCCACAGAAGCTTCAGACGGCATTCCGGGTCATCACCCTGTGACGCAGCAACCAGGGTTTTGGGGGAGCACGAGGGAGATCCCGCATACACACTGCTGCTGGATCATTTAA
- a CDS encoding DUF1811 family protein: protein MRYSDMNEIELVKETERLRREAKRKVNEGKFHEVNVLEQKYYFAKSYLMNPEDIEPGTVYHVHGEAGIFKVNFVRGVMAWGYVNNQHPEVAFPIGRLYRPDWSDKGDCNE, encoded by the coding sequence ATGCGATACAGTGACATGAACGAAATAGAACTCGTCAAAGAAACGGAACGTCTGCGTCGTGAGGCTAAACGCAAAGTAAACGAAGGGAAGTTTCACGAAGTCAACGTCCTGGAGCAAAAATACTACTTTGCCAAATCGTATTTAATGAACCCGGAAGACATTGAACCCGGAACCGTCTACCACGTTCACGGTGAAGCCGGAATTTTTAAAGTGAACTTTGTCAGGGGCGTGATGGCTTGGGGTTACGTGAACAACCAACACCCTGAAGTCGCTTTTCCGATCGGCCGTTTGTACCGGCCGGACTGGTCTGACAAGGGGGATTGCAATGAGTGA
- the fabI gene encoding enoyl-ACP reductase FabI, producing MNQMLSGKRMVVMGVANHRSIAWAIAKALHKAGADLAFTYLSEREEKKLKELTKDANIDNALYIPCDVTKDDQVEAAFRKIKETWGTVHGLAHCIAHAKTDDLKGDYIDTSRDGYALAQDISSYSLVAVTRAVRPLMTEGGSVITMTYMGAERVIPNYNVMGIAKSALETSVRYLAYDVGEENIRVNAISAGPVRTLAAKGVKDFNQMTHIVAERAPLKRAVDVEEIANAALFLLSDLATGITGEVLHVDGGYNIMGM from the coding sequence ATGAATCAGATGCTGAGCGGAAAGCGCATGGTCGTCATGGGGGTGGCCAACCATCGCAGTATTGCCTGGGCGATCGCCAAAGCGTTACATAAAGCGGGGGCGGACCTCGCGTTTACGTATTTAAGTGAGCGGGAAGAGAAAAAATTAAAAGAGCTGACGAAAGACGCGAACATCGACAACGCGCTCTACATTCCGTGTGATGTGACGAAGGACGACCAAGTAGAGGCAGCCTTTCGCAAAATTAAGGAGACGTGGGGGACGGTACACGGACTGGCTCACTGTATCGCACATGCGAAAACAGACGACTTAAAGGGCGATTACATCGATACATCTCGCGACGGTTACGCCCTGGCTCAAGACATCAGTTCCTATTCACTGGTCGCGGTCACCCGAGCCGTACGCCCGTTGATGACCGAAGGCGGGAGCGTCATCACGATGACGTACATGGGGGCAGAGCGGGTCATTCCGAATTACAACGTCATGGGAATCGCCAAATCGGCACTGGAGACGAGCGTGCGTTATTTGGCGTACGACGTCGGAGAGGAGAACATCCGCGTCAATGCTATTTCGGCGGGCCCTGTCCGCACGTTGGCGGCAAAGGGTGTGAAGGATTTCAACCAAATGACTCACATCGTGGCTGAAAGAGCGCCGCTCAAGCGGGCTGTAGATGTCGAGGAGATTGCCAACGCTGCCCTGTTTTTGCTCAGCGATCTTGCGACGGGGATCACGGGAGAAGTGTTGCACGTCGACGGTGGGTATAACATTATGGGAATGTGA
- a CDS encoding indolepyruvate ferredoxin oxidoreductase subunit alpha produces the protein MPYVITSACKDEMAADCVEECPVDCIHEGPDQYYIDPDTCIDCGACEPVCPVEAIYQDEFVPEEEQEYIEKNRAFFE, from the coding sequence ATGCCCTACGTCATAACATCCGCTTGCAAAGACGAAATGGCGGCTGACTGCGTGGAAGAGTGCCCCGTCGACTGCATACACGAAGGTCCGGATCAGTACTACATCGATCCTGATACGTGTATCGACTGCGGTGCTTGTGAACCGGTTTGTCCGGTGGAAGCCATCTATCAAGACGAATTTGTACCTGAAGAAGAGCAAGAGTACATTGAAAAGAACAGGGCATTTTTTGAGTAG
- a CDS encoding 3-hydroxyacyl-CoA dehydrogenase/enoyl-CoA hydratase family protein produces MRHIRQAAVLGSGVMGAAIAGHLANVGIHCTLLDMVPPALTDEEEKRGKTLQDRDVRNRLARLGVERLLRETPSPLYVKRAVDRITVGNLEDDLERLSEVDWIVEAVVEKLSVKQQLLEKVEAVWRPGTIVSSNTSGLSVHEMTAERSPEFRRHFMGTHFFNPPRYMKLLEVIPTEDTDPELVRKMRAFAERVLGKGVVIAKDTPNFIANRIGVYGLLVSFREMVRQEMFPDAVDDITGPAMGRPKSATFRTLDLVGLDTFVHVADNVRDRVSDPWEKDAFTVPPVLRRMVDRGWLGEKSGQGFYRKVKNKSGSTILRLNLDTMDYEPRKKVKAASLEAAKRAKTLPDQLKTLLFAEDAAGRFAWNVTKKVLLYSAAKIPEIADRVPDIDRAMKWGFNWKLGPFEMWDAMGVARTVQRMKDEGETVPKWVEEMLDSGRDTFYSRVEEGPTVFTPAAKVEKVEEDPRSISLERLKEEGKFMKGNRGASLIDLGDDVVCLEFHSPKNAIATDIISMMHTAVKEVTDHYRGLVVGNQGRDFCVGANLMMILMEAQDDNWAEIEWMIRQFQDATMALKRCPRPVVAAPFGFTLGGGAEVCFPADRVQAAAETYMGLVETGVGLIPGGGGTKEMLVRLTDGLDLKNAIALQGAAGQAFERIAMARVSTSAEDARELGYLRPQDRITMNRDHVLYDAKRVVLELDEAGYRPPPPQKIPVTGETGYNVLKFGAYDRLKSGQISEHDFKIADKLAYVLAGGAVSEGTLVTEQYLLDLEREAFLSLCGEPKSQARMQHMLTKNKPLRN; encoded by the coding sequence ATGCGACACATTCGCCAAGCGGCAGTGCTCGGTTCAGGTGTGATGGGGGCGGCGATTGCCGGTCATTTGGCCAATGTCGGCATTCATTGTACGTTGTTGGACATGGTGCCGCCTGCGTTGACAGACGAAGAGGAAAAACGTGGAAAAACCTTGCAAGATCGCGACGTGCGCAACCGGTTGGCACGCCTCGGCGTCGAACGGCTGTTGCGGGAGACCCCTTCTCCCCTCTACGTGAAACGGGCGGTAGACCGCATTACAGTCGGCAATTTGGAAGACGATTTGGAGCGGTTGTCAGAGGTCGACTGGATTGTCGAAGCGGTCGTAGAAAAGTTGAGTGTGAAACAGCAGTTGCTGGAAAAGGTCGAAGCAGTGTGGAGGCCAGGCACCATTGTCAGCTCGAACACGTCTGGCCTCTCCGTTCACGAGATGACGGCCGAACGCTCCCCTGAGTTTCGCCGCCATTTCATGGGCACCCACTTCTTTAATCCGCCCCGTTACATGAAATTGCTGGAAGTGATTCCGACAGAAGACACCGATCCCGAACTTGTGCGGAAAATGCGAGCGTTTGCCGAAAGGGTACTGGGGAAAGGCGTTGTCATCGCTAAGGACACCCCGAACTTTATCGCCAACCGGATCGGGGTGTACGGACTGCTCGTCTCCTTTCGCGAAATGGTGAGGCAGGAGATGTTTCCGGACGCAGTGGACGACATTACCGGACCGGCTATGGGCAGGCCGAAGAGCGCCACGTTTCGCACGTTAGACCTCGTCGGCCTGGATACGTTTGTTCACGTGGCAGACAACGTACGAGATCGCGTGTCCGATCCTTGGGAAAAAGACGCTTTCACGGTGCCGCCAGTTTTGCGGCGGATGGTGGACAGGGGATGGCTCGGCGAAAAGAGCGGGCAAGGCTTTTACCGGAAGGTAAAAAACAAAAGCGGGAGCACCATTTTAAGGTTGAACTTGGACACGATGGACTATGAGCCGCGGAAGAAGGTGAAAGCAGCATCGTTAGAGGCGGCGAAACGGGCTAAGACGTTGCCTGATCAACTGAAGACCCTCTTGTTTGCCGAAGACGCGGCCGGGAGATTCGCTTGGAACGTGACGAAAAAAGTACTGTTGTACAGTGCGGCGAAAATCCCCGAAATTGCGGACAGAGTGCCCGATATCGACCGTGCCATGAAGTGGGGGTTTAACTGGAAATTGGGGCCGTTCGAGATGTGGGACGCGATGGGTGTCGCGCGCACGGTACAGCGCATGAAGGATGAAGGAGAAACGGTCCCCAAATGGGTGGAGGAAATGCTCGACAGCGGCCGGGATACGTTCTACTCCCGCGTTGAGGAAGGCCCCACTGTTTTCACGCCGGCTGCCAAAGTGGAAAAAGTGGAAGAAGACCCACGGTCCATCTCGTTGGAACGACTAAAAGAAGAAGGGAAGTTCATGAAGGGAAACCGCGGTGCCAGCCTGATCGACCTCGGAGACGATGTCGTCTGCTTGGAGTTTCACTCGCCAAAAAATGCGATTGCCACGGACATTATCTCGATGATGCACACTGCTGTAAAAGAAGTGACGGATCACTACCGCGGCCTCGTCGTCGGCAATCAAGGCCGTGACTTCTGTGTCGGGGCCAACTTGATGATGATTTTAATGGAGGCGCAAGACGACAACTGGGCGGAGATCGAGTGGATGATACGGCAATTCCAGGATGCAACGATGGCTCTAAAAAGGTGTCCCCGTCCCGTTGTAGCCGCTCCGTTTGGCTTTACCCTGGGCGGAGGTGCAGAAGTGTGCTTCCCTGCGGACCGCGTTCAAGCAGCGGCCGAGACGTACATGGGACTTGTCGAAACCGGTGTCGGTCTCATTCCAGGGGGAGGTGGAACGAAAGAAATGCTCGTCCGCCTGACAGACGGGTTGGATTTAAAGAACGCCATCGCCTTGCAAGGGGCAGCGGGTCAGGCGTTTGAACGGATCGCCATGGCCCGAGTGTCAACCAGTGCGGAAGACGCTCGGGAACTGGGCTATTTACGCCCGCAAGATCGGATCACGATGAACCGGGACCATGTGCTTTACGACGCCAAGCGGGTTGTCCTCGAACTGGATGAAGCCGGGTACCGCCCACCGCCGCCGCAGAAGATCCCGGTTACAGGCGAAACCGGGTACAACGTGTTGAAGTTCGGTGCGTATGACCGGCTCAAATCGGGCCAGATCAGCGAGCACGACTTCAAAATCGCCGATAAATTGGCGTACGTGCTGGCAGGCGGTGCCGTTTCGGAAGGGACTCTTGTCACAGAACAGTACTTGCTCGATTTGGAGCGGGAAGCTTTCCTCAGCTTGTGTGGCGAGCCGAAATCCCAGGCGCGGATGCAACACATGTTGACGAAAAACAAACCGTTACGTAACTGA
- a CDS encoding acyl-CoA dehydrogenase family protein has translation METKVHALKGGSFLVQRVDPEAVFTPEELTDEHLMIAKTAAEFVEKEVRPSMKAIEAHDFSHSVKLLKKAGELGLLGADVGEEYGGLGLDKISSTIITENMAGGRSFGLTHGAHVGIGTLPIAYFGNEVQKKKYLPKLTSGEWIAAYALTEPESGSDALGAKTTAVLDRDGSHYVLNGQKQWITNAAFADVFIVYAKVDGEKFTAFIVERAFPGVSTGPEEKKMGILGSSTRTLHLENVPVPVENVLGEVGRGHVIAFNILNVGRFKLAAGTVGSCKRVLTECVKYAKERRQFQTPIAQFPLIQQKMADMAIKTYATESIVYRTAGLFERSLRQVHAEDGQTIANAIADYAVECSINKVFGSEALDFVVDEGVQIHGGYGYMREYEVENAYRDSRINRIFEGTNEINRLLIPGTLMRKTRKGELPLLESFQLLQRDLLSFVPPLFDDPAPLEVEAHLLDMTRNVFLMTAGMTVEKWGERLEQEQEVVCGLADLVIALYAMESCHLRAHKALKSRGRDKASLHLDYAQAFIYDAFQEVEQIGRRILAALEEGDALRTSLSALKKLTRHTPVNSVALKRRIAARIIDRGQYITA, from the coding sequence ATGGAGACAAAGGTTCACGCACTAAAAGGCGGGAGTTTTCTCGTTCAACGAGTTGATCCGGAAGCGGTGTTCACACCGGAAGAGTTGACAGATGAACACCTCATGATCGCCAAGACGGCGGCAGAGTTTGTAGAGAAAGAAGTGAGGCCGTCAATGAAGGCAATCGAGGCACACGATTTTTCGCACAGTGTGAAGCTGCTGAAAAAAGCAGGTGAACTGGGCCTTTTAGGTGCAGATGTCGGGGAGGAATACGGCGGCCTCGGGTTGGACAAAATCAGTTCGACGATCATCACGGAGAATATGGCGGGGGGGCGCTCATTTGGTCTCACTCACGGCGCCCACGTCGGGATCGGAACACTTCCCATCGCCTACTTTGGAAATGAGGTACAGAAAAAAAAGTACCTGCCGAAACTGACCAGCGGCGAGTGGATTGCAGCTTATGCTCTGACTGAACCGGAATCTGGTTCCGACGCCCTCGGTGCCAAGACGACGGCCGTTTTGGACCGTGACGGCTCGCACTACGTGTTGAACGGCCAGAAGCAGTGGATCACAAACGCGGCCTTTGCCGACGTCTTCATTGTTTACGCAAAGGTCGACGGGGAAAAGTTTACCGCTTTTATCGTCGAACGCGCTTTTCCTGGGGTGTCCACTGGTCCAGAAGAGAAGAAAATGGGAATTCTGGGGTCGTCGACTCGCACGTTGCATTTAGAAAATGTCCCCGTGCCGGTGGAAAATGTGTTGGGAGAGGTCGGCAGAGGCCACGTCATCGCCTTTAACATTTTAAATGTCGGACGCTTTAAACTGGCGGCGGGAACCGTCGGCTCTTGCAAAAGAGTTTTGACTGAGTGCGTGAAGTACGCAAAGGAGCGCCGGCAGTTTCAGACACCGATTGCCCAGTTCCCCTTAATCCAGCAAAAAATGGCCGACATGGCCATCAAGACGTACGCAACAGAGAGTATCGTCTACCGCACGGCCGGGCTGTTTGAACGGTCACTCCGTCAGGTGCATGCAGAAGACGGGCAAACGATTGCCAACGCAATCGCCGACTACGCGGTCGAGTGCTCAATCAATAAGGTGTTCGGATCAGAAGCGCTCGACTTTGTCGTGGACGAAGGAGTCCAAATTCACGGCGGGTACGGTTACATGCGAGAGTACGAGGTGGAGAATGCGTACCGCGATTCGCGCATCAATCGCATTTTTGAAGGGACGAACGAAATCAACCGCCTTTTAATTCCCGGGACGCTGATGCGCAAGACGAGGAAAGGGGAACTCCCTCTCTTGGAATCCTTCCAGTTGCTGCAAAGAGACCTGTTGTCGTTTGTACCGCCTCTGTTCGACGACCCAGCGCCCCTGGAAGTGGAAGCCCATCTCCTCGACATGACACGGAATGTTTTCCTCATGACGGCCGGAATGACTGTGGAAAAGTGGGGAGAACGGTTAGAGCAGGAACAGGAAGTGGTATGTGGCCTCGCGGATCTCGTCATCGCGCTGTACGCGATGGAAAGTTGTCATTTGCGGGCGCACAAAGCGTTAAAATCACGCGGGAGAGACAAAGCGTCTTTACACCTCGACTACGCGCAAGCTTTCATCTACGATGCGTTTCAGGAGGTCGAACAAATCGGACGCCGTATTCTCGCCGCTTTGGAAGAAGGCGATGCGCTCAGAACTTCCCTTTCCGCGCTCAAAAAACTGACCCGTCACACCCCGGTTAACAGTGTAGCACTGAAGCGGCGCATTGCAGCCCGGATTATCGATAGAGGACAATACATCACAGCATAA
- a CDS encoding RluA family pseudouridine synthase, producing MSSDFTFTVTAEEDGRMLQRVLKARYGMSRRLLRKLKANACVRVNGEAAYLTSRVTAGDRVRVILPEDRETEVVPQAMPLHIVHEDDDLLVLDKQPGVVVHPTKHYPDGTIANGLVYYWKTKGEKRSVRPVNRLDKDTSGVMVFAKHAYAHDFLAKQLQTGESVREYRAVVHGKVERDSGTINMPIARHPDHASRRIVHPHGAHAVTHYNVLQRFPRATYIACTLETGRTHQIRVHMAAIGHPVIGDAVYGDSVKNGDFPISRQALHAYAIRLVHPRTGKTKHFQAEWPRDLEILLDDCRHVSTS from the coding sequence ATGTCGTCAGACTTCACATTTACCGTAACAGCAGAAGAAGACGGGCGAATGTTGCAGCGCGTGCTCAAGGCTCGGTACGGAATGTCCCGCAGGTTGCTGCGCAAGCTGAAAGCAAACGCATGCGTGCGGGTAAACGGAGAAGCGGCTTACTTGACGTCGCGGGTGACAGCGGGAGATCGCGTTCGCGTCATCTTGCCTGAAGATCGAGAGACAGAAGTCGTGCCACAGGCCATGCCCCTTCACATCGTACACGAAGATGACGATCTCCTCGTGCTCGACAAACAGCCGGGTGTCGTCGTGCATCCGACGAAACATTACCCGGACGGCACAATTGCCAACGGCTTGGTGTACTACTGGAAAACAAAGGGAGAAAAGCGTTCCGTACGACCGGTCAACCGTCTGGACAAAGACACGTCCGGCGTCATGGTCTTTGCCAAACACGCGTACGCCCACGATTTTTTGGCAAAACAGCTGCAGACAGGAGAGAGCGTGCGTGAATACCGTGCGGTTGTACACGGAAAAGTGGAACGTGACAGCGGCACGATCAACATGCCGATCGCCCGGCATCCGGACCATGCGAGCCGCCGCATTGTCCATCCGCATGGTGCTCACGCTGTCACCCATTATAACGTACTGCAGCGGTTTCCCCGCGCGACGTACATCGCCTGCACGTTAGAAACAGGCCGTACACACCAAATTCGCGTCCACATGGCTGCAATCGGACACCCGGTCATCGGGGATGCCGTTTACGGTGATTCCGTGAAGAACGGCGACTTTCCGATCAGCCGTCAGGCGCTTCACGCGTATGCCATTCGCCTAGTCCATCCGCGAACCGGGAAAACCAAACATTTTCAGGCCGAATGGCCCCGTGATTTGGAAATTCTCTTGGACGACTGTCGACACGTGTCCACTTCGTAG
- a CDS encoding LysR family transcriptional regulator, with amino-acid sequence MEVSRHLNFSKASEKLRISQPGLSQQITALENELGVKLLNRTTRKVTLTEEGEYLYKKLSPLFENIERTVNELTEKKVVPQTTVKIAAVPSAASLYLPQMLTMLHKEFPDVEFYLQETTSTQAIELINRQKSHIAYIRTPKDTATLKRQGFNFIELERYPLQLIVAKSHPAAHQKTVDLKELQHEKFIHYDRQQSPALYDLLEQACLVAGFRPKTFCVGPEILTIASLVANGLGVTLIPQDMATLLDSSKVSAVNLTQQTLHSSISIIWRNSDYVPLITQTILRLVNREQAPSATG; translated from the coding sequence TTGGAAGTTTCCCGACATCTCAATTTCAGTAAAGCCTCCGAAAAACTGCGTATTTCGCAACCTGGATTGAGCCAGCAAATTACCGCTTTGGAAAACGAACTAGGGGTCAAGTTATTAAATCGGACGACGCGAAAGGTCACCTTAACAGAGGAAGGAGAGTATTTGTACAAAAAACTGTCTCCTCTATTTGAGAACATAGAGAGAACCGTCAATGAATTGACAGAAAAGAAAGTAGTCCCGCAAACAACCGTCAAAATCGCAGCAGTTCCTTCTGCTGCCAGTCTTTACCTTCCGCAAATGCTCACGATGCTGCACAAGGAATTCCCCGACGTCGAATTTTATTTACAGGAAACCACCTCCACCCAGGCCATCGAACTGATAAACCGACAAAAAAGCCACATTGCGTACATTCGAACACCTAAAGACACAGCGACTTTGAAAAGACAGGGGTTCAATTTTATCGAGCTCGAACGGTACCCCCTCCAATTAATTGTGGCTAAGTCTCATCCGGCTGCGCACCAAAAAACAGTCGATTTAAAAGAATTGCAACACGAAAAGTTCATTCATTACGATCGACAACAATCTCCGGCTTTATACGATCTTCTGGAACAAGCCTGCTTGGTTGCAGGGTTTAGACCAAAAACATTTTGTGTCGGCCCGGAAATTTTGACGATTGCCAGTCTTGTGGCCAACGGTTTGGGAGTGACGTTAATACCGCAAGATATGGCAACCTTACTCGATTCGAGCAAGGTGTCAGCCGTCAATTTAACACAACAGACGTTACACAGTTCGATTTCAATCATATGGAGGAACTCCGACTACGTGCCGTTGATCACGCAAACGATTTTGCGCTTAGTCAACAGAGAGCAAGCGCCGTCTGCCACTGGATAA
- the ggt gene encoding gamma-glutamyltransferase: protein MKGRKVQWLSIVFSLLLVLSIGVPLGQAQNADPGDNTGYEPENPGVRAEQTAEGDLGMVVTAHPLASKVGAEVLERGGNAVDAAVAVQLALNVVEPMMSGIGGGGFMMFYDAENEKVSIVNSRERAPAGATPDMFIDKSNAVTGAGKFLLGANELNNEGGGEFHIGEVAVYDLDRPSSDGPVFSYDFEGEEGASWDLEKFSLFERGTTFTLDQDGGKITFGPPVGNNSTSYGQTTAVMDEVENSELLMRFRTDDPGDDRRIRLWLRADDYRSQGTTFAKNGYGVEIETKSKTVKLIQSKDSSSSTLSTFHYDTTSDWQWIRFRVDGSELKVRLWTDGSEEPDTWDVETVAGSVIPFQERVRSGRSVGVPGTLKGLEAALEKWGTMPLEELIEPAIELAEDGVEVNWVLADAIASNADKLSRTAAKDVFLPNGEPLEEGDLLVQKDLAKTFKLIRDHGTDVFYSGEIGAALADVVQQFDGSMTLDDLKRYDVTYDTPVWGEYLGYDIASMPPPSSGGLTMLQLLKMFEELDLTQYDVRSPEKYHYMTEAMHLAYADRGAYMGDPEYVEVPKEGLLHPDYVRERVATIDPDRANPDVRPGNPWEYQDGEPTQAVEQVDDKVEGQTTHFTVADRWGNLVSYTTTIEQVFGSGIMVPGYGIMLNNELTDFDAVPGGANEVQPNKRPLSSMTPTIVLKDDKPYMTVGSPGGTTIITSVMQTILNVIGYGMELKDAIEEPRIYSNQYPNIRWEYGVPDLVRQQLESMGHAWESSPREIGNVNSLMLDEDSGLYYGAADSTREGTAIGLSSEDLTVERMIERVEQFERDGEMANSDVARLLRNHLTAVGHYEGQGSVEKAVKHMHSFQQLLDYQKEHEQMSERAYNTLYADTEVLLEKWK from the coding sequence GTGAAGGGGCGCAAAGTTCAATGGCTGTCCATCGTGTTTTCGCTGTTGCTCGTGTTGAGCATAGGTGTGCCTTTGGGACAAGCTCAGAACGCGGACCCCGGTGATAACACGGGGTACGAACCTGAAAATCCGGGTGTGCGAGCTGAACAGACAGCAGAAGGCGACCTTGGCATGGTTGTGACAGCACATCCACTCGCTTCAAAAGTGGGAGCAGAGGTGCTGGAGAGAGGTGGGAATGCCGTTGATGCCGCTGTCGCCGTTCAGCTGGCTTTAAATGTCGTGGAGCCAATGATGTCAGGGATCGGCGGTGGCGGATTCATGATGTTCTACGACGCCGAGAATGAAAAGGTTTCCATCGTGAACAGCAGAGAGCGAGCTCCTGCCGGCGCGACTCCCGATATGTTTATCGACAAAAGCAATGCCGTTACAGGAGCAGGCAAATTTTTGCTGGGAGCCAACGAATTGAACAATGAAGGAGGAGGAGAGTTCCATATCGGGGAAGTAGCTGTCTACGATCTGGATCGACCGTCCTCCGACGGCCCCGTTTTTAGCTACGACTTTGAAGGAGAGGAAGGCGCTTCTTGGGATCTGGAGAAGTTTTCTCTGTTTGAGCGGGGCACGACGTTTACGTTGGATCAAGACGGAGGGAAAATTACGTTCGGGCCTCCCGTCGGCAACAACAGCACCTCGTATGGCCAGACGACGGCGGTGATGGATGAGGTTGAAAACAGTGAACTGCTCATGCGTTTCCGCACGGATGATCCCGGTGACGACCGACGCATTCGGTTGTGGCTGCGCGCTGACGATTACAGGTCCCAGGGCACGACATTTGCGAAAAACGGTTACGGTGTTGAAATTGAAACGAAGTCGAAGACCGTCAAGCTAATTCAGTCTAAAGACTCCAGCAGTTCAACGCTAAGCACTTTCCACTACGACACCACGTCTGACTGGCAGTGGATACGATTCCGCGTAGACGGGAGCGAACTGAAGGTACGTTTGTGGACAGACGGTAGCGAAGAGCCGGACACCTGGGATGTGGAAACGGTAGCCGGCAGTGTGATCCCCTTTCAAGAACGTGTCCGAAGCGGCCGTTCTGTCGGAGTTCCGGGAACTTTGAAAGGGTTAGAGGCGGCCCTTGAGAAGTGGGGAACGATGCCGCTGGAAGAACTGATCGAGCCTGCGATAGAACTGGCCGAGGATGGTGTCGAGGTCAACTGGGTGCTGGCTGACGCGATTGCCAGCAATGCGGACAAGCTGTCCCGCACAGCGGCGAAAGATGTCTTCTTGCCAAATGGAGAACCGTTGGAAGAAGGGGATCTGCTCGTCCAAAAAGATCTTGCTAAAACATTTAAACTCATTCGCGATCACGGCACTGACGTGTTTTACAGCGGTGAAATAGGGGCTGCACTGGCCGACGTCGTACAGCAATTTGACGGCAGCATGACGTTGGACGACCTCAAGAGGTACGATGTGACCTACGATACGCCAGTGTGGGGCGAATACCTCGGCTACGATATTGCGTCTATGCCGCCGCCGAGCTCAGGCGGACTGACGATGCTGCAACTGCTGAAGATGTTTGAGGAATTGGATTTGACGCAGTACGACGTGCGGTCTCCAGAGAAATACCACTACATGACAGAAGCGATGCACCTGGCGTATGCAGATCGCGGGGCGTATATGGGAGATCCGGAGTACGTTGAGGTGCCGAAAGAAGGGTTACTGCACCCCGACTACGTTCGTGAACGTGTTGCGACGATAGACCCCGACAGGGCCAATCCCGATGTCCGACCGGGGAATCCTTGGGAGTATCAAGACGGTGAACCGACACAGGCGGTCGAGCAAGTAGACGATAAAGTGGAAGGGCAGACGACACACTTCACGGTCGCAGACCGTTGGGGGAACCTCGTCTCTTATACGACGACAATTGAACAGGTGTTCGGATCTGGGATCATGGTACCGGGTTACGGCATTATGCTCAACAACGAGCTGACGGACTTTGACGCTGTCCCGGGCGGGGCGAACGAAGTTCAACCGAATAAACGGCCCTTGAGCAGCATGACACCCACGATTGTCTTAAAGGACGACAAGCCCTACATGACCGTGGGCTCTCCGGGAGGAACGACGATTATCACCTCTGTCATGCAAACGATTTTGAATGTCATCGGCTACGGGATGGAGCTGAAGGACGCGATTGAGGAACCTCGCATCTACAGCAATCAGTATCCGAACATCCGTTGGGAGTACGGTGTTCCGGATCTCGTGCGCCAGCAACTGGAAAGCATGGGTCACGCGTGGGAGTCGAGTCCGAGAGAAATTGGGAACGTGAATAGCCTGATGCTTGACGAAGATTCAGGACTCTACTACGGAGCGGCAGACTCGACAAGAGAAGGAACAGCCATCGGTCTGTCATCGGAAGATTTGACAGTTGAACGAATGATAGAACGCGTTGAGCAATTTGAACGTGACGGCGAGATGGCGAACAGCGATGTGGCCCGGCTGTTACGAAACCATTTGACTGCTGTCGGTCATTACGAAGGCCAGGGGTCAGTAGAGAAGGCTGTGAAACATATGCACAGTTTCCAACAGCTGCTGGATTATCAGAAAGAGCATGAACAGATGTCCGAAAGGGCGTACAACACGCTGTACGCCGATACAGAGGTGTTGTTGGAGAAGTGGAAGTAA